In Zobellia roscoffensis, the following are encoded in one genomic region:
- a CDS encoding M28 family peptidase, with amino-acid sequence MKRFSSTLSFLLLLAAIYWGFHTSMPVYEKDSSAPKISFSTDRALRHVKEISKEPHGIGFPGHKKVQNYIVSELEKMGLQTSIQTGYAIGDWGNMSKPENIVTKIKGSGTGKALLLLSHYDSHPHSSLGASDAGSGVATILESVRAFLSEEKQPKNDIIILFTDGEELGLNGADLFANQHEWAKDVGLVLNFEARGSGGPSYTFVETNTGNQHLISEFIKANPKYPMANSLYYSIYKMLPNDTDLTIFREDRDIQGFNFAFIDDHFDYHTAQDSYERLDKKTLAHQGSYLMPLLKHFSATELNQLQSPNDYVYFNMPVFGVVSYPFDWIWSMLGLASLLFLCVLLYAFKEKLLTAKGVFIGFVPLLLSLIINGLIGYFSWSTLKWAYPAYNDILHGFTYNGYAYIFAFVCLSIAVCFGIYHKFKSLSTTDLVVAPLFLWLILCTAIAKYLPGASFFTIPVFALLASWYVTLHQKAPSVLLMVFLGLPAIWLYAPFVKGFPVGLGLKMMVGGTLLVTLTFFLLLPIFGMYKHKKKWAYLGVLAFLITMVYAHVHSGFDSDNGKPSSLVYLLDTDTNTAQWASYDQAIIEWNQAFLGNEKGISEPLNKNIIGSKYNSLFTRSADAPLKPLKGPKIETTRDTLIGNNRVIELCITPQRTVNRLDIFTESTSFKNIKVNDLELSPSYLKERKTSKLLTHYITDNAYTELEISIPKDSVLELTFSEASNDLLTHPLFEVPKRPETSIPMPFVLNDAIITTKTIRFE; translated from the coding sequence ATGAAAAGATTTTCTTCCACACTTTCCTTTCTTCTCCTGTTAGCTGCCATTTATTGGGGGTTCCATACATCTATGCCTGTGTATGAAAAAGATTCCTCTGCTCCCAAAATTTCATTTTCCACAGATCGCGCTCTAAGACATGTAAAAGAAATTTCAAAAGAACCACACGGTATAGGTTTTCCCGGGCATAAAAAAGTTCAAAATTATATTGTAAGTGAGCTGGAAAAGATGGGTTTACAAACTTCCATTCAAACAGGATACGCGATCGGCGATTGGGGAAACATGAGCAAACCTGAGAATATCGTCACAAAAATAAAAGGAAGTGGTACTGGCAAAGCTCTCCTTTTACTTTCTCACTATGATAGTCACCCACATTCTTCTTTGGGGGCTAGTGATGCCGGTAGCGGTGTAGCTACTATTTTAGAGAGCGTAAGAGCTTTTTTATCCGAAGAAAAGCAACCTAAAAATGACATTATTATTTTATTTACGGATGGGGAAGAGTTGGGACTAAACGGTGCCGACCTCTTTGCAAACCAACATGAATGGGCAAAAGACGTAGGCTTGGTGCTCAATTTTGAAGCTCGTGGAAGCGGTGGCCCAAGCTATACCTTCGTTGAGACCAATACAGGAAATCAGCATTTAATAAGTGAATTTATAAAGGCCAACCCAAAGTACCCCATGGCAAATTCCCTTTACTATAGTATATATAAAATGCTCCCCAATGACACTGATTTAACCATTTTCAGGGAGGATCGGGATATTCAAGGATTCAATTTTGCCTTTATTGATGACCATTTTGATTACCATACCGCTCAGGACTCTTACGAGCGATTAGACAAAAAGACATTAGCGCACCAAGGTAGCTATCTAATGCCGCTCTTAAAACATTTTAGCGCTACAGAACTGAATCAACTCCAAAGCCCAAATGATTATGTGTACTTTAATATGCCGGTATTTGGAGTTGTGTCCTATCCGTTTGATTGGATTTGGTCTATGCTAGGTCTAGCATCGCTCCTATTTCTTTGTGTTCTGCTTTACGCATTCAAGGAAAAATTATTGACTGCTAAGGGCGTTTTCATTGGTTTTGTTCCGTTACTACTTTCATTGATCATAAACGGACTTATAGGATACTTCAGTTGGTCTACCTTAAAATGGGCGTACCCTGCTTATAATGACATTTTACATGGCTTCACCTATAACGGATATGCTTATATTTTTGCTTTTGTATGTCTTTCTATTGCTGTTTGTTTTGGGATATATCATAAATTTAAAAGCCTATCTACTACAGATTTAGTGGTAGCCCCTTTATTTTTATGGCTGATACTCTGTACTGCAATTGCCAAATATTTGCCTGGTGCCAGTTTCTTTACCATACCGGTATTTGCGCTTCTTGCATCTTGGTATGTAACTCTTCATCAAAAAGCACCTAGCGTACTTTTAATGGTATTTTTAGGGTTACCAGCTATATGGTTGTACGCCCCGTTCGTTAAAGGATTTCCTGTAGGATTAGGCCTTAAAATGATGGTGGGTGGTACGCTTCTGGTCACCCTTACTTTCTTTTTGTTACTCCCCATTTTTGGGATGTACAAACATAAAAAGAAATGGGCCTATTTGGGAGTACTCGCTTTTTTAATTACCATGGTGTATGCCCACGTTCATTCAGGTTTTGATTCTGATAACGGAAAACCAAGCAGCTTGGTATACCTTCTTGATACAGACACCAACACTGCGCAATGGGCAAGTTATGACCAAGCTATTATTGAATGGAACCAAGCCTTTTTAGGAAACGAAAAAGGAATATCCGAACCATTAAACAAGAATATCATTGGCAGCAAATACAATTCACTTTTTACTCGTTCTGCAGATGCTCCATTAAAACCCTTAAAAGGACCTAAAATTGAAACCACCAGAGATACATTAATTGGCAACAATAGGGTTATTGAATTGTGTATAACACCGCAACGTACCGTAAACCGTTTGGATATTTTTACAGAAAGTACCAGTTTCAAAAATATTAAAGTAAATGACCTAGAACTCTCTCCTTCCTATTTGAAAGAAAGGAAGACGAGCAAGTTGCTTACCCATTATATTACGGACAATGCTTATACCGAACTTGAAATAAGCATCCCTAAAGACAGCGTTCTTGAACTCACTTTCTCTGAGGCTTCCAATGACCTTTTGACCCATCCTCTTTTTGAGGTGCCTAAAAGACCAGAAACCAGCATCCCCATGCCCTTTGTACTAAACGATGCTATTATCACTACTAAAACTATCAGATTTGAATAA
- a CDS encoding SDR family oxidoreductase yields the protein MNKNIAIMGCGWLGLPLAKKFIEKGYTVNGSTTSEEKLDLLSTEGIQPFIISLSETKITGDINSFLNNANVLIINVPPKLRGTNNENYVKKMLLVLHALESSTVENVIFVSSTSVYGDIDGEVTEETTPQPSTESGRQLLECEQLFQNQPGLQTTIIRFGGLIGPNRNPVTMLSKRKNLKNGNAPINLIHLNDCIRVIYKSVHENWTPGLLNAVFPYHPSKKEYYTLQAIKNKLQLPKYNNDKEKKGKLIHSYTLTNVKNFKFTTTL from the coding sequence TTGAATAAGAACATAGCTATTATGGGCTGCGGTTGGCTAGGACTACCATTGGCCAAAAAGTTTATAGAAAAGGGATACACCGTAAATGGAAGCACCACTTCAGAAGAAAAACTAGACCTCTTATCTACTGAAGGCATTCAGCCTTTTATAATTTCACTTTCGGAAACAAAAATTACGGGAGACATCAATTCATTTTTAAACAATGCCAATGTTCTTATAATTAACGTACCTCCAAAACTGCGCGGTACCAACAATGAAAATTACGTTAAGAAAATGCTACTGGTATTACATGCACTTGAATCTTCTACGGTTGAAAATGTAATTTTCGTCAGTAGTACATCGGTTTACGGAGATATTGATGGAGAGGTTACCGAAGAAACTACACCTCAACCTTCAACAGAATCCGGAAGACAACTTTTGGAATGCGAACAATTGTTTCAAAACCAGCCAGGTCTTCAAACCACCATTATAAGATTTGGCGGATTGATCGGTCCAAATAGGAATCCAGTTACGATGCTATCTAAGCGAAAAAATCTCAAAAACGGAAATGCACCTATCAATCTCATTCATCTAAATGACTGTATACGGGTAATCTATAAATCAGTTCATGAAAATTGGACTCCAGGGTTACTAAATGCAGTATTTCCCTACCACCCTAGCAAAAAAGAATATTACACATTACAGGCTATTAAAAACAAGTTACAATTACCTAAATATAATAATGATAAAGAGAAAAAAGGAAAACTAATACATTCCTACACCCTTACAAACGTTAAGAACTTCAAATTTACTACAACGTTGTAG
- a CDS encoding esterase-like activity of phytase family protein has protein sequence MKKLVFLFVSVCLLNSCDHIDDFIGGGPTPVAVSPAKVLEINTQYPLPYNVLSTINGNVEVRNGGFGSGATAHPTKENEFYAITDRGPNTNYLDGKKFPVAKYTPRIGHYAVTAEGKIELLEEILLKDPMGKLISGIPNPEGKGATGEIPYDAAGNAIGFDDYGLDSEGIVVLKDGTFWVSDEYGPHIVHYDANGTQLERISPIGVNEGTGDRKLPAVFASRRANRGMEGLAITPDEKTLVGIMQSTLYNPEKIQSNITRIVTFDLETGYTRQYVYVQEAANLSNSEITAITNTEFLVVERDGKFAGAGAAQKHIYKINLMGATDISGTNPKDEFGLMINDKTIEQSTAEELAAANIIPVQKELVVDLVAELGYPHDKLEGVWLVDDHTLGFINDDDFTVSDNDGDGVIEQKILPGSTDIDASSLYLVKANYK, from the coding sequence ATGAAAAAATTAGTATTTCTATTTGTAAGCGTTTGCCTTCTAAATTCTTGCGACCACATTGATGATTTTATAGGTGGCGGTCCAACACCCGTTGCCGTATCTCCGGCCAAAGTGCTTGAGATAAACACCCAATACCCCTTGCCCTACAATGTCCTATCTACTATAAACGGGAACGTTGAGGTTAGAAACGGAGGCTTTGGCTCAGGAGCAACGGCTCATCCTACAAAAGAAAATGAATTCTACGCTATCACTGATCGCGGCCCTAATACAAACTACTTAGATGGGAAAAAATTTCCAGTTGCCAAGTATACACCACGTATTGGTCATTATGCCGTAACCGCCGAAGGGAAAATAGAACTCTTAGAAGAAATTCTTTTAAAAGACCCAATGGGAAAACTGATTTCCGGCATACCTAATCCAGAAGGAAAAGGAGCCACAGGTGAGATTCCTTATGATGCTGCTGGAAATGCTATCGGCTTTGATGACTATGGATTAGACTCCGAAGGAATAGTTGTGCTTAAAGACGGTACTTTTTGGGTATCCGATGAATATGGTCCACATATCGTACATTACGATGCTAACGGTACGCAACTAGAGCGAATATCTCCTATTGGAGTAAACGAAGGCACCGGCGATCGTAAGTTGCCCGCCGTTTTTGCTAGCCGAAGAGCTAATAGAGGTATGGAAGGTTTAGCCATTACCCCAGACGAAAAGACTTTGGTAGGCATTATGCAATCTACATTGTACAATCCTGAGAAAATTCAATCCAACATTACCCGTATCGTAACTTTTGATTTAGAAACGGGATACACAAGACAATACGTTTATGTTCAAGAGGCCGCCAATCTGTCAAACTCAGAAATTACCGCTATTACCAATACCGAGTTTTTAGTAGTAGAGCGCGATGGAAAATTTGCGGGTGCAGGTGCTGCGCAAAAACACATTTACAAAATAAATTTAATGGGTGCTACGGATATTTCCGGTACTAACCCCAAAGATGAATTTGGGTTAATGATCAATGATAAAACTATAGAGCAATCTACAGCCGAAGAATTGGCCGCAGCCAATATTATTCCTGTACAAAAAGAATTAGTAGTTGATTTAGTTGCCGAACTAGGATACCCCCATGATAAATTGGAAGGTGTTTGGCTTGTTGATGACCACACGCTAGGTTTTATAAACGATGACGACTTTACCGTATCCGATAACGATGGAGATGGTGTAATAGAACAAAAGATATTGCCAGGTAGTACAGATATAGATGCTAGTTCGCTTTACTTGGTTAAAGCCAACTATAAATAA
- a CDS encoding NAD-dependent epimerase/dehydratase family protein: MEKSILIIGACGQIGTELTFALRTMHGNESVIASDIREGNESLMDSGPFEILDATDYDALEEVVAYYEITEVYLMAAMLSATAEKFPMRAWNLNMNSLFNVLNLAKEKKIDKIFWPSSIAVFGPNTPKENTSQSTIMEPSTVYGISKQSGERWCDYYHNKYGVDVRSIRYPGLISWKTMPGGGTTDYAVEIYHKALSEKAYTCFLKEDTELPMMFMDDAIKATLQLMETDTENVKVRSSYNLSAMNFTPAQMAKSIQKHIPDFKISYEPDFRQAIADSWPASIDDQEARQDWNWQAEFDLEKTTKEMLGNLAP, encoded by the coding sequence ATGGAAAAATCTATTCTAATCATAGGTGCTTGTGGCCAAATTGGTACGGAGCTAACATTTGCATTACGTACTATGCACGGAAATGAAAGTGTAATTGCGAGTGATATTCGTGAGGGTAACGAAAGCTTAATGGATTCCGGTCCGTTCGAGATTTTAGATGCTACCGACTATGATGCCTTAGAGGAAGTGGTGGCTTATTACGAAATTACCGAAGTCTACCTAATGGCAGCCATGTTAAGCGCAACAGCAGAAAAATTTCCTATGCGGGCTTGGAATCTGAATATGAATTCGCTCTTTAATGTGCTGAATTTGGCCAAAGAGAAGAAAATAGACAAAATATTCTGGCCTTCCAGTATTGCCGTTTTTGGTCCCAACACTCCAAAAGAAAACACATCGCAAAGCACCATTATGGAGCCTAGTACCGTGTATGGAATAAGCAAACAATCTGGGGAACGCTGGTGTGATTACTACCATAATAAATACGGGGTTGATGTGCGTAGTATTCGGTATCCTGGACTAATTAGCTGGAAAACCATGCCTGGTGGAGGCACAACGGATTATGCAGTAGAAATATACCATAAGGCACTATCAGAGAAAGCATATACCTGCTTTTTAAAAGAAGACACAGAATTACCCATGATGTTTATGGATGATGCCATAAAAGCCACGTTGCAACTTATGGAAACCGATACAGAAAACGTAAAGGTGCGTTCTTCCTACAATCTGTCCGCCATGAATTTCACCCCTGCCCAAATGGCAAAAAGCATTCAAAAACACATTCCTGATTTTAAGATTTCCTATGAGCCCGATTTTAGACAAGCTATAGCCGATTCTTGGCCTGCAAGTATTGATGATCAAGAGGCAAGACAAGATTGGAATTGGCAAGCAGAATTTGATTTGGAAAAAACAACGAAAGAAATGTTGGGAAATTTGGCTCCCTAG
- a CDS encoding OmpA family protein — translation MKKIVLYIFMGTCLMVTAQSKEERAKAYFSDFKFDRAIELYSDLAAEKKRPSLDVIQHLADSYFNMNRYQEAVKWYDKLYLIKGKDVGEGNIIKLVQSLKASMQNERADQLLHDFYTDEDRLNMMLAQKKHLDSMLGEKEKYATTNLAFNSKKSDFGPMLFNDGLIFASARDTIKSNGELYPWNKQPYLDLYITRPNDSNYIPEKYLENLESSYHDATLTFSWDGQTVYFTRNYLKKKNKLSANEDGLSNMQILRGTISNNELINVTSLSFNSKEYSCGHPALSPDGRHLYFTSNMPGGFGESDIYVVDLNNDGDVLSDPMNLGPAINTRGREMFPFVNNEVLYFSSDSHYGLGGLDIFGSVISSKTEYSLPLNMGKPLNSNMDDFSFIREAKKGNGYFASNRSGGKGDDDIYQFEKVKAVDCLEYSGYVLNEQTGEPIADANVELKNVVDELVSIYRTDEFGYFNVILPCNKKNMLVFSRAGFSKETVVIETGENPEEPSKNNKVYLTPFDSLVEKEGDIEKIKVDPIYFDYDKYDITERAEIELEKVLFAMQKFPEIKIKIESHTDARGTDAYNLELSDNRAKSTRRYLISKGIDVERIESAHGYGEYRLKNECANGVKCSNQKHFENRRSDFIIVSKQVNETWNAKK, via the coding sequence ATGAAAAAAATAGTACTATATATATTTATGGGTACGTGCCTTATGGTTACTGCGCAAAGTAAGGAAGAAAGAGCCAAAGCTTATTTCTCAGATTTTAAGTTCGATAGAGCAATTGAGTTATATAGTGATTTGGCAGCCGAGAAAAAGAGACCCTCTCTTGATGTTATTCAACATTTGGCAGATAGCTACTTTAATATGAACAGGTATCAAGAGGCCGTAAAGTGGTATGATAAATTGTATCTAATCAAAGGCAAAGACGTTGGTGAAGGTAACATTATTAAACTGGTACAAAGCCTTAAGGCTAGCATGCAGAATGAAAGAGCCGACCAATTACTTCATGATTTTTATACAGATGAGGACAGGTTGAATATGATGCTGGCTCAAAAGAAACATTTGGACAGTATGCTTGGTGAAAAAGAGAAATATGCAACAACTAACTTAGCATTCAATAGTAAGAAGTCAGATTTTGGGCCTATGCTTTTTAATGACGGATTAATTTTTGCTTCCGCCAGAGATACTATAAAATCCAACGGGGAACTTTATCCGTGGAATAAGCAACCTTATTTAGACCTGTATATCACTAGGCCCAATGACTCTAATTATATTCCAGAAAAATATTTAGAGAATTTAGAATCTTCGTATCATGATGCTACTTTGACATTCTCTTGGGACGGGCAGACTGTATATTTTACCCGTAATTATCTTAAGAAAAAAAATAAGCTGAGTGCTAATGAAGACGGCTTGTCTAATATGCAGATTTTACGCGGCACTATAAGTAACAATGAGCTGATAAACGTAACTTCATTGAGTTTCAATAGTAAAGAATATTCTTGTGGGCACCCTGCTTTGAGTCCAGATGGTAGACACTTGTATTTTACCTCTAACATGCCAGGTGGTTTTGGTGAGAGCGATATTTATGTAGTGGATTTAAATAATGATGGTGATGTGCTTTCAGACCCTATGAACCTAGGGCCTGCCATAAATACACGCGGAAGGGAAATGTTTCCTTTTGTTAATAATGAGGTGCTGTACTTCTCTTCGGACAGTCATTACGGGCTAGGTGGGTTGGATATATTTGGGTCTGTGATTTCTTCTAAGACAGAGTATTCTCTACCTCTTAATATGGGGAAACCTTTAAACAGTAATATGGATGATTTTTCATTCATTAGAGAAGCTAAAAAAGGAAATGGGTATTTTGCCTCTAACCGATCTGGTGGGAAAGGAGATGATGATATTTACCAATTTGAAAAGGTGAAAGCTGTAGATTGTCTTGAGTATTCTGGGTATGTATTGAACGAGCAAACAGGAGAACCGATAGCTGATGCTAATGTAGAACTCAAAAATGTGGTTGACGAATTGGTCTCCATTTATAGAACTGATGAGTTTGGTTATTTTAATGTAATTCTTCCTTGTAATAAGAAAAATATGCTTGTTTTTTCTAGAGCAGGATTTTCTAAAGAAACTGTGGTAATTGAAACAGGAGAAAACCCTGAAGAGCCTTCCAAGAATAATAAAGTGTATTTAACCCCTTTTGATAGCTTGGTGGAGAAAGAAGGTGATATTGAGAAAATTAAGGTAGACCCCATATATTTTGATTATGATAAGTATGATATTACGGAGAGAGCTGAAATAGAACTTGAAAAGGTGCTTTTTGCCATGCAAAAATTCCCCGAAATTAAAATTAAAATAGAGTCGCATACAGATGCTAGAGGTACTGATGCGTATAACCTAGAGCTATCAGATAATCGAGCAAAGTCAACAAGAAGGTATCTAATTTCAAAGGGCATTGATGTAGAAAGGATTGAAAGTGCTCATGGTTACGGAGAATACCGTTTAAAAAATGAATGTGCCAACGGTGTAAAATGTAGTAATCAAAAACACTTTGAAAATCGTCGGTCAGATTTCATCATTGTATCCAAACAGGTGAATGAAACATGGAATGCAAAAAAATAA